A genomic window from Helicobacter suis HS1 includes:
- the thrB gene encoding homoserine kinase: protein MVVSVPATSANLGPGFDCLGLSLDLRNRFSVLPSIYTSIKIQGEGEGFSKFLVDNIFVKLFKEALRKQGIQENFEFSFYNSIPISRGLGSSSAIIVGAMSAVSHYLHGSLHREEILDASLMHESHPDNITPAVFGGFNVAVVERISNKLKAHHLRTAVPNYLKAVVVIPAHSISTKFARQALPKRYSNIDVVYNLSRSSLMGMIFMQEKWELLRLASKDRLHQDKRMKLYPVLYGVQKLALENGALMSTLSGSGSSFFNMCYTEDAANLQTKLQKKYGNFRVVVLDFDNQGVQVEE from the coding sequence TTGGTTGTTAGCGTGCCTGCCACGAGTGCTAACTTGGGTCCGGGCTTTGATTGTTTAGGTTTGAGTTTGGATTTGAGAAACCGCTTTTCTGTATTGCCCTCTATCTATACAAGCATTAAAATACAAGGCGAGGGCGAGGGATTTTCTAAATTTTTGGTTGATAATATTTTTGTGAAACTTTTTAAAGAAGCCCTAAGAAAACAAGGAATTCAAGAGAATTTTGAATTTTCTTTTTATAATTCCATTCCCATTTCCAGAGGTCTTGGGAGCAGTTCAGCTATTATTGTAGGGGCTATGAGCGCTGTTAGCCATTATTTGCATGGGAGTTTGCATAGGGAGGAAATTTTAGATGCTAGCCTCATGCATGAATCCCATCCGGATAATATAACTCCGGCTGTATTTGGGGGTTTTAATGTAGCTGTGGTGGAAAGAATCTCTAATAAGTTAAAAGCCCACCACCTACGGACAGCTGTCCCTAATTATCTTAAAGCTGTTGTTGTGATCCCTGCTCATTCTATTTCTACTAAATTTGCCCGCCAAGCTTTGCCAAAGCGCTACAGTAATATTGATGTGGTTTATAATTTATCCCGATCAAGTTTAATGGGAATGATTTTTATGCAAGAAAAATGGGAACTTTTGCGTTTAGCTTCTAAGGATAGATTACATCAAGATAAACGCATGAAACTCTACCCGGTGCTTTATGGGGTGCAAAAGTTAGCCTTAGAAAATGGGGCACTCATGAGTACTCTTTCAGGGAGTGGATCGTCTTTTTTTAACATGTGCTATACAGAGGACGCAGCCAACTTACAAACAAAGCTACAAAAAAAATATGGTAATTTTAGGGTTGTGGTTTTAGACTTTGATAATCAAGGAGTACAGGTTGAAGAGTGA
- a CDS encoding septum site-determining protein MinC, which yields MLRTRQKQVRCFELDIANSQQYLSFIHKNAPLLQDYLILFKEPIPPDVQEMLGKYQLAYSFSTKELKGKASDQVVVYEALELKEQKETKPLKPSLEEDHHVQIFERHIRSGEEIDSYSSLVFLGNVNHGAKIHSEQNISIYGRCEGIIICMGIYMVLKNVYSSHIAFQGQILDTAQLAPQIIV from the coding sequence GTGTTAAGGACCAGACAAAAACAAGTCCGTTGTTTTGAATTAGATATTGCCAATAGCCAGCAATATTTGAGTTTTATCCATAAAAATGCCCCACTTTTACAGGATTATTTGATTCTGTTTAAAGAGCCTATCCCTCCTGATGTGCAAGAAATGCTAGGAAAATACCAGCTAGCCTATAGTTTTAGCACCAAAGAACTTAAGGGTAAGGCTAGCGATCAAGTGGTGGTGTATGAGGCTTTGGAGTTAAAAGAGCAAAAAGAGACAAAGCCTTTAAAACCCTCTTTAGAAGAAGATCACCATGTCCAGATTTTTGAAAGACATATCAGAAGTGGCGAGGAAATTGACAGTTATTCTAGTCTAGTTTTCTTAGGCAATGTCAACCATGGGGCTAAAATCCATTCTGAACAAAATATTAGTATTTATGGGCGATGTGAGGGGATCATCATTTGCATGGGAATTTACATGGTTCTTAAAAATGTCTATTCCTCACACATCGCTTTTCAAGGGCAAATTCTAGATACAGCCCAACTAGCACCTCAGATTATCGTTTAA
- the lpxC gene encoding UDP-3-O-acyl-N-acetylglucosamine deacetylase, producing MKERTIARSVELVGIGLHKGVPVKMVLEPMQAGSGIIFSRSDLKIDIPLNHNNVIDTTMATTLGSVSNPQVRISTVEHLLSAINAYGIDNLKISVDNEEIPIMDGSALAHCMLLDEAGIMELDVPRAFMRITQEVKVQEGPKFAKISPSPTLSFDFKICFAHPAINEQHYYFPFSKHTYREQIAKARTFGFLQEVNYLRSKGLAKGGNLNNCIVLDEHGIVNKEGLRYEEEFVRHKILDAIGDLVFLGMPMIGAYQSCMGSHKLNAKLVHEVLAKKAYEVIYLEPKPSVEPVAEMVLAYH from the coding sequence ATGAAAGAAAGAACAATTGCAAGAAGTGTAGAATTAGTTGGAATTGGTTTACATAAAGGTGTACCGGTTAAAATGGTTTTAGAACCCATGCAAGCAGGTAGTGGGATTATCTTTAGCCGCTCAGATTTGAAAATAGATATTCCTTTAAACCACAATAATGTAATAGACACCACAATGGCCACAACGCTAGGCTCTGTTTCAAACCCCCAAGTTAGAATTTCTACCGTAGAACATTTGCTTTCAGCGATTAATGCCTACGGGATAGATAATTTAAAAATTTCTGTTGATAATGAGGAAATCCCCATTATGGATGGTTCTGCCCTTGCCCATTGCATGCTATTAGATGAGGCGGGCATTATGGAGCTTGATGTACCTAGGGCATTTATGCGCATCACTCAAGAGGTAAAAGTACAGGAGGGACCTAAGTTTGCTAAGATTAGCCCAAGCCCCACTCTTTCCTTTGATTTTAAAATTTGCTTTGCCCACCCGGCTATTAATGAGCAACATTATTATTTCCCTTTCTCCAAACACACCTATAGAGAACAAATCGCTAAGGCTAGGACTTTTGGCTTTTTACAAGAGGTAAATTATTTGCGATCCAAAGGTTTAGCTAAGGGGGGGAATTTGAATAATTGTATCGTGCTAGATGAACATGGCATTGTTAACAAAGAAGGGTTACGCTATGAAGAGGAATTTGTACGCCATAAAATCTTAGATGCGATAGGGGATTTGGTGTTTTTAGGCATGCCTATGATAGGGGCTTATCAATCTTGTATGGGTAGCCATAAACTCAATGCAAAACTAGTCCATGAGGTGCTTGCTAAAAAAGCCTATGAGGTGATCTATTTAGAACCAAAGCCCAGTGTAGAACCTGTTGCAGAAATGGTGCTAGCCTATCATTAG
- a CDS encoding outer membrane beta-barrel protein translates to MWGINMFSKSPFILIFLCVCLNLYADANTTDLARKKFQIYMLRGQLCEAKQAMLDQKMAKKKSGAFIGFVLAEVSLKVNGITNQSFPLIYGLKLGYQKYLGHSEVGGLRFYGEYLGGVARSVLQPSQSSFYQIASMNVDLVMDKPIDAGKKYALGVFGGLGVGWNGYKDYPKATNNPNGFGVIVNLGVALTLNTRHRIELALKIPPVKYSHAFSYTFASGNIYYISYNLLL, encoded by the coding sequence ATGTGGGGTATCAATATGTTTTCTAAATCCCCCTTTATTCTTATTTTTTTATGTGTGTGTTTAAATCTTTATGCAGACGCTAACACAACAGATCTAGCGCGCAAGAAATTTCAAATTTACATGCTAAGAGGCCAGCTTTGTGAGGCTAAGCAGGCTATGCTGGATCAAAAAATGGCTAAAAAGAAAAGTGGCGCGTTTATAGGATTTGTGCTAGCAGAGGTGAGTTTAAAAGTTAATGGAATTACTAATCAAAGTTTCCCGCTTATCTATGGTCTTAAACTGGGTTATCAAAAATATTTAGGACATAGCGAGGTGGGGGGTTTGCGCTTTTATGGTGAGTATTTGGGAGGGGTAGCTAGGAGTGTACTACAACCCTCTCAGAGTAGTTTTTATCAGATAGCTAGCATGAATGTAGATTTAGTGATGGATAAACCCATAGATGCCGGTAAAAAATACGCTTTAGGTGTTTTTGGAGGTCTTGGGGTGGGCTGGAATGGGTATAAAGATTACCCTAAGGCGACTAATAACCCGAATGGATTTGGGGTCATTGTCAATTTAGGGGTTGCCTTAACACTAAATACCAGACACCGCATAGAATTAGCCCTTAAAATCCCTCCTGTTAAATATAGCCATGCATTTTCCTACACTTTTGCAAGTGGGAATATCTACTACATTAGCTATAACTTATTGCTCTAA
- the panB gene encoding 3-methyl-2-oxobutanoate hydroxymethyltransferase, producing the protein MKKITLDCLRLKKHPKEGTPTKISAITAYDALFASLFDPLVDLILVGDSLNMSFNGQSDTLSARMDAMLYHTKAVCRGVKRAFLVADMPYGSYTNTEHALKNALRFYKHSSADAIKLEGGVQRARVVKALVEEGLAVVGHVGLTPQSVRGVGGYKIAGKTAQSAQQVLEDALAIEEAGARLIVLEGVVANVAEKITNTLKIPTIGIGSGIHCDGQILVFSDMLGFFTAFKPKFVRSYLEGATLVQEAVKNYVRDVQTGNFPSPEESY; encoded by the coding sequence ATGAAAAAGATCACGCTTGATTGCTTGCGCTTAAAAAAACACCCCAAAGAAGGGACACCCACTAAAATTAGCGCCATCACAGCCTACGATGCGCTCTTTGCTTCTCTTTTTGATCCTTTAGTAGATCTTATTTTGGTGGGCGATAGTTTGAATATGAGTTTTAATGGGCAAAGCGACACTTTAAGCGCGCGCATGGATGCAATGCTTTATCACACTAAAGCCGTGTGTCGGGGAGTTAAACGCGCCTTTTTAGTAGCAGATATGCCCTATGGGAGTTATACAAATACAGAACATGCTCTAAAAAATGCCTTGCGATTTTATAAACACAGCTCAGCTGATGCGATCAAACTTGAAGGAGGGGTGCAGCGCGCAAGGGTTGTAAAAGCTTTGGTGGAGGAGGGGTTAGCAGTAGTTGGGCATGTTGGGCTTACGCCTCAATCTGTACGCGGTGTGGGGGGGTATAAGATTGCGGGTAAAACAGCACAGAGTGCACAGCAGGTTTTAGAGGATGCTTTAGCTATAGAGGAGGCAGGGGCGCGCTTAATTGTTTTAGAGGGGGTGGTGGCTAATGTGGCAGAAAAAATTACAAACACCCTTAAAATCCCCACGATTGGCATAGGTAGCGGGATACATTGCGATGGGCAAATTTTGGTTTTTAGCGACATGCTTGGATTCTTTACAGCCTTTAAGCCTAAATTTGTGCGTAGTTACTTAGAAGGCGCTACACTTGTACAAGAGGCCGTTAAAAACTATGTACGAGATGTACAAACGGGAAATTTCCCAAGCCCAGAGGAAAGTTATTAG
- a CDS encoding outer membrane beta-barrel protein, producing MRIFLSVLVLLKIQASPLPVLQDTNSDVIFKQATPDIETNHVNPTPLKQTPQEIQKEATQKANQEATEKTQEAKRLDAQIKILQEQIKNQAAQTKPSLQQKRSKMSQRTQKKKAMNYKISKQKSGFFLGGGYGVGIIHESYNSQQANSTSLGIAQNQEIFTTLPNLSGVANMANLELGYQQYFSPYFGSRVYGDLLFIPGFASFDQLNNAPSKNLGSFFYALGSLDMDLLLDAPLERQKKHFLGLYAGFGVGLMVLRDQSGKAFQGILANGYTSPNALWKMLVQVDYTVNLGIAFTYNRNLRFEVGTKIPLTYLRLGFETPATYKSSTNSQTLISQDTGFKRSTLLVMNVLYVF from the coding sequence ATGAGAATTTTTTTAAGCGTACTTGTGCTTTTAAAAATACAGGCTAGTCCCTTGCCAGTTTTACAAGACACTAATTCAGATGTGATCTTTAAACAGGCTACCCCTGATATAGAAACAAACCATGTTAACCCCACTCCTTTAAAACAAACGCCCCAAGAAATCCAAAAAGAAGCCACACAAAAGGCAAACCAAGAAGCCACAGAAAAGACACAAGAGGCTAAAAGGCTAGATGCACAGATTAAAATCTTGCAAGAACAGATTAAAAACCAAGCAGCGCAAACAAAACCTTCTTTACAGCAAAAACGATCTAAAATGAGCCAGCGTACTCAAAAAAAGAAAGCCATGAATTACAAAATTAGCAAGCAAAAGAGCGGTTTTTTCTTAGGAGGAGGGTATGGGGTTGGGATTATCCATGAATCTTATAATAGCCAGCAGGCCAATAGCACTAGTTTAGGGATTGCGCAAAATCAAGAGATTTTCACAACCCTGCCAAATCTCAGTGGCGTGGCTAATATGGCCAATCTAGAATTAGGTTACCAGCAGTATTTTAGCCCCTATTTTGGCTCGCGTGTTTATGGGGATTTACTCTTTATTCCCGGTTTTGCTAGCTTTGATCAACTCAATAACGCTCCTTCTAAAAATCTAGGCTCTTTCTTTTATGCTTTAGGGTCATTGGACATGGATCTTTTATTAGACGCCCCGCTAGAGCGGCAGAAAAAACATTTTCTAGGTTTATATGCGGGGTTTGGGGTGGGGCTAATGGTGTTAAGAGATCAAAGTGGCAAGGCTTTTCAAGGGATATTAGCCAATGGATATACTAGCCCTAATGCGCTATGGAAAATGTTAGTACAAGTAGATTACACGGTTAATTTAGGTATAGCCTTTACTTATAATCGCAACCTGCGCTTTGAGGTGGGGACTAAAATCCCTTTAACTTATTTGCGGCTAGGCTTTGAAACGCCCGCAACCTATAAAAGTAGCACAAATAGCCAAACACTCATTAGCCAAGATACAGGCTTTAAGCGCAGTACTTTACTGGTGATGAATGTGCTTTATGTTTTTTGA
- the ruvB gene encoding Holliday junction branch migration DNA helicase RuvB — protein MQRVVHLEELEFEEQENTSLRPSLWKEYIGQEPLKKLLQVSIMATKKRGDTLDHILFFGPPGLGKTTLSYIIAKELNTPIKVTTAPMIEKTGDLAAILTNLKPKEILFIDEIHRLSPAIEEVLYPAMEDFRLDIIIGSKAAAQTIKIDLAPFTLIGATTRAGMLSNPLRDRFGMHFRLEFYSIAELSTITTQASLKLRKPIEPKASLEIASRCRGTPRIALRLLRRVRDFADSAGKDSIDLATTQLALEALGVNAYGLDTLDLRYLELLANAKNRPLGLSTLAASMHEDESTLEEVVEPFLLANGYLERTAKGRIATPKTYEILKLRPPQPSLFS, from the coding sequence GTGCAACGGGTGGTGCATTTAGAAGAATTGGAATTTGAAGAGCAAGAAAACACCAGTTTACGGCCTAGTCTCTGGAAAGAATACATAGGCCAAGAGCCCCTTAAAAAACTCTTGCAAGTTTCTATTATGGCAACTAAAAAGCGCGGTGATACCCTCGATCATATTTTATTTTTTGGCCCACCGGGTTTAGGTAAGACTACTTTAAGCTATATTATCGCCAAAGAACTCAACACGCCTATTAAAGTTACAACAGCCCCTATGATTGAAAAAACCGGCGACTTAGCCGCGATTTTAACCAATCTCAAACCCAAAGAAATTCTTTTTATTGATGAAATCCATCGGCTTAGCCCGGCTATTGAGGAAGTGTTATATCCAGCAATGGAGGATTTTAGGCTTGATATTATCATTGGTTCAAAAGCAGCCGCGCAGACGATTAAAATTGATCTTGCTCCTTTTACTTTAATTGGGGCTACTACCCGCGCTGGAATGCTGAGTAATCCTTTACGCGATCGCTTTGGCATGCATTTTAGATTAGAATTTTATAGCATAGCAGAACTAAGCACTATCACCACCCAAGCAAGCCTGAAACTACGTAAACCCATTGAGCCAAAAGCAAGTTTAGAGATTGCTAGCCGTTGTAGAGGCACGCCTCGCATTGCTTTGCGCTTACTTAGACGCGTACGCGATTTTGCAGATAGTGCGGGTAAAGATAGCATTGATCTAGCCACCACCCAACTTGCCCTAGAGGCTTTGGGGGTAAATGCCTATGGTTTAGATACTCTAGATTTGCGCTACCTTGAATTGCTAGCCAATGCAAAGAATAGACCCTTAGGTTTAAGCACCCTAGCAGCTAGCATGCATGAAGATGAAAGTACCCTTGAGGAAGTGGTTGAGCCTTTTTTACTGGCTAATGGCTATTTGGAGCGCACCGCTAAAGGGCGCATCGCCACTCCTAAAACTTATGAAATTTTGAAGCTAAGACCCCCACAACCTTCTCTTTTTTCT
- a CDS encoding M23 family metallopeptidase — protein MWRFMLVLLLVVAGYLGYNYSITKKNAIDIALSMKVVGTKYTINNPTHWNLKHSMQVTLQSPVKIRSYHVKTTTSDHLVVYEKNQIVLDEPTIFSFELPKPTIQLSDQTLLHYEISVRDWSYANFFNGNTSTKKFDLILDTTPPKIQTIAQSSSITYGGSALVVFKVIEDNLDRIWLNNGYEDFQAFSFLKDGYYIVILPWSMRHRSFNAQILARDKAYNLTTLPLKFMKNTKIRYPKYTSDLSKQYPDEQSALKNFNLNSDRLNARSSIKQTITDDLSNTSVYRPMVFEPFKPLGNKFRVLSLFGAKRTYTFKGKPIGQSMHMGIDLFGRHSKVLASNTGRVILEEEIEGYGKSALISYGLGVYALYGSLSELLAKKGDVVESSSVLGLSGKNKTGRFDHVHFDLLIQGVSVYPNEWMNPSFIGSLNDVIKEAQYKIESK, from the coding sequence ATGTGGCGCTTTATGCTTGTTTTATTGCTGGTAGTGGCGGGATATTTGGGTTATAATTACAGCATCACTAAAAAAAATGCCATTGATATTGCCCTCTCTATGAAAGTGGTGGGCACTAAATACACTATCAATAATCCTACACACTGGAATCTCAAACATAGCATGCAAGTTACGCTACAATCCCCCGTTAAAATCCGCTCCTACCATGTTAAAACCACAACTAGCGATCACTTAGTGGTGTATGAAAAAAACCAAATCGTCTTAGATGAGCCTACAATTTTTAGCTTTGAATTACCCAAACCCACTATCCAACTTAGCGATCAAACTTTATTACACTATGAAATCAGTGTGAGAGATTGGAGTTATGCTAACTTTTTTAATGGCAACACCAGCACTAAAAAATTTGATCTCATTTTAGACACCACGCCCCCTAAAATCCAAACCATCGCCCAATCAAGCAGTATTACCTATGGCGGGAGTGCTTTAGTGGTGTTTAAAGTCATAGAAGATAATTTAGATCGAATCTGGCTGAATAATGGGTATGAGGATTTTCAAGCCTTTTCTTTTCTTAAAGATGGTTATTACATCGTTATTTTGCCATGGTCTATGCGCCACCGCAGTTTTAACGCCCAAATTTTAGCAAGAGATAAAGCCTACAACCTCACAACTTTACCCCTAAAATTTATGAAAAATACTAAAATTCGCTACCCAAAATACACCTCCGATCTGAGTAAGCAATATCCAGATGAACAAAGTGCTTTAAAAAATTTCAACCTTAATTCTGATCGCCTCAATGCCCGCTCAAGTATCAAGCAAACCATTACAGATGATTTAAGTAATACCTCTGTTTATAGACCGATGGTGTTTGAGCCTTTTAAACCACTGGGGAATAAATTCCGTGTTCTCTCTCTTTTTGGTGCTAAGAGAACTTATACATTCAAAGGCAAGCCAATAGGACAATCCATGCACATGGGTATTGATCTCTTTGGCAGACATTCTAAAGTGCTAGCTAGCAATACCGGACGCGTCATTTTAGAAGAAGAAATAGAAGGTTATGGTAAAAGTGCTTTGATCTCTTATGGTTTAGGTGTTTATGCTTTGTATGGGAGTTTGTCTGAATTATTAGCTAAAAAGGGAGATGTTGTAGAATCAAGCAGTGTTTTAGGTTTGAGTGGTAAAAATAAAACGGGTAGATTTGACCATGTGCATTTTGATTTGTTAATACAGGGAGTCTCTGTTTATCCTAATGAATGGATGAATCCTAGTTTTATAGGGAGTTTAAATGATGTGATCAAAGAGGCGCAATATAAGATCGAGTCTAAATGA